From one Neofelis nebulosa isolate mNeoNeb1 chromosome 4, mNeoNeb1.pri, whole genome shotgun sequence genomic stretch:
- the CLEC3B gene encoding tetranectin yields the protein MELWGAYLLLCLFSLLTQVTTEPPTPKVKKAANVRKDVVSPKMFEELKSQLDNLAQEVALLKEQQALQTVCLKGTKVHMKCFLAFTQAKTFHEASEDCISRGGTLGTPQTGSENDALYEYLRQSVGAEAEIWLGLNDMAAEGTWVDMTGGHIAYKNWETEITAQPDGGKVENCAALSGAANGKWFDKRCRDKLPYICQFAIV from the exons ATGGAGCTGTGGGGGGCCTACCtgctcctctgcctcttctccctcttGACCCAGGTCACCACCGAGCCGCCAACCCCCAAGGTCAAGAAGGCTGCAAACGTCAGGAAAG ATGTCGTGAGTCCAAAGATGTTTGAGGAGCTTAAGAGCCAGCTGGACAACCTGGCCCAGGAGGTGGCCCTGCTGAAGGAGCAACAGGCCCTGCAGACAG TCTGCCTGAAGGGCACCAAGGTGCACATGAAGTGCTTCCTGGCCTTCACCCAGGCGAAGACCTTCCACGAGGCGAGCGAGGACTGCATCTCACGCGGGGGCACGCTGGGCACCCCGCAGACGGGCTCGGAGAACGACGCCCTCTACGAGTACCTGCGCCAGAGTGTGGGCGCCGAGGCCGAGATCTGGCTGGGCCTCAACGACATGGCGgccgagggcacctgggtggacaTGACTGGCGGCCACATCGCCTACAAGAACTGGGAGACGGAGATCACGGCGCAGCCCGACGGCGGTAAGGTCGAGAACTGCGCCGCCCTGTCCGGCGCGGCCAACGGCAAGTGGTTCGACAAGCGCTGCCGGGACAAGCTGCCCTACATCTGCCAGTTCGCCATCGTGTAG